A single window of Psychromonas ingrahamii 37 DNA harbors:
- a CDS encoding DUF2333 family protein, producing the protein MTSVKKGIFTSLALIVLILWIVSIWWGFPPAAYDVKTKALETAKINNHKIVPGYTITTTLIDVTSWLIEKPGGFFSNDVTPPGLFMDNVPAFEYGALKQIRDLSLAMRLNFSRSPSQTTGDNDLEKAQEKINTSHKNWALPSAEKEYRQAIASLVRYRTRLVKNSQNEAQFYTRADNLSAWLSAVEKRLGSLSQRLSSSVGQDSYNIVLAGDSSTKQSTETAQQMQIKTPWFQIDDVFYESRGATWAILHFLKAIEVDFTDVLEKKNAQVSLNKIIKDLESTQAVVWSPVILNGSGFGLLANHSSVMASYVSRANVALIDLRRLLEQG; encoded by the coding sequence ATGACTTCAGTAAAAAAAGGAATTTTCACCAGCCTTGCGCTCATTGTATTGATACTGTGGATAGTATCAATTTGGTGGGGATTCCCCCCCGCAGCCTATGATGTAAAAACGAAAGCGCTAGAAACAGCTAAAATAAATAACCATAAAATAGTGCCTGGTTATACAATAACGACAACCTTAATAGATGTCACAAGCTGGTTAATTGAAAAACCTGGCGGATTTTTCTCAAATGATGTCACACCACCAGGATTATTCATGGATAATGTGCCGGCTTTTGAATATGGCGCCCTCAAACAGATAAGAGATTTATCATTAGCCATGCGTTTAAATTTTAGCCGCTCACCATCCCAGACAACGGGTGATAATGATTTAGAAAAAGCACAGGAAAAAATTAACACTTCGCACAAAAATTGGGCGCTGCCAAGTGCTGAAAAAGAGTACCGACAAGCTATTGCCTCTCTGGTGCGTTATCGCACACGTTTAGTTAAAAACAGTCAAAATGAGGCACAATTTTACACCAGAGCAGATAATTTAAGTGCTTGGTTAAGTGCCGTGGAAAAGCGTTTAGGCTCTCTCTCACAACGCTTAAGCTCAAGTGTTGGGCAAGACAGTTATAACATCGTATTAGCCGGTGATTCCAGTACCAAGCAATCAACCGAAACAGCACAGCAGATGCAAATAAAAACCCCTTGGTTTCAAATTGATGACGTGTTTTATGAAAGTCGCGGTGCAACCTGGGCTATTTTGCATTTTTTGAAAGCCATCGAGGTTGATTTCACTGATGTCTTAGAAAAGAAAAATGCACAAGTCAGTTTAAATAAAATAATTAAAGACTTAGAATCAACGCAAGCTGTTGTTTGGAGTCCGGTTATTTTAAATGGCAGTGGGTTTGGTCTATTGGCAAACCATTCATCGGTGATGGCAAGTTATGTATCGCGTGCCAACGTTGCCTTAATCGATCTGCGTCGTTTATTAGAGCAAGGTTAA
- the folA gene encoding type 3 dihydrofolate reductase has product MKISMIVAMSENRVIGLDNKMPWHLPADLMFFKRVTLGKPIIMGRKTFESIGRPLPGRKNIVLSRDKNLHIEGVCCVQTVEQALALVEDCDEVMVIGGATIYEQFLPQASRLYITFIDLKTAGDTHFPDYKMIADWREVQKEAHQSDAQNSYNYQFITLDRVS; this is encoded by the coding sequence ATGAAAATTTCAATGATTGTTGCGATGTCGGAGAATAGGGTAATTGGTTTGGATAATAAAATGCCATGGCATTTACCTGCCGATTTAATGTTTTTTAAACGAGTCACATTAGGTAAACCCATTATTATGGGGCGGAAAACCTTCGAGTCAATCGGGCGGCCGTTACCTGGAAGAAAAAACATAGTACTAAGCCGTGATAAAAATCTTCACATAGAGGGGGTTTGCTGCGTGCAAACTGTTGAGCAGGCACTCGCACTGGTGGAAGATTGTGATGAAGTCATGGTGATCGGTGGAGCGACGATTTATGAGCAGTTTTTACCACAAGCAAGCCGTTTATATATTACTTTTATCGATTTAAAAACAGCGGGTGACACACACTTTCCCGATTATAAAATGATTGCCGATTGGCGAGAAGTACAGAAAGAAGCGCATCAGAGCGATGCGCAAAACAGTTATAATTATCAATTTATAACATTGGACCGAGTAAGCTGA
- a CDS encoding symmetrical bis(5'-nucleosyl)-tetraphosphatase — protein sequence MATYIVGDVHGCFDELQALLELAQFKKNKDQLWITGDLVGRGPKSLETLRFVKSLGDSAKIVLGNHDLHLLAIHQGIHSDKESDKLSALLNAPDCDELLTWLRFQPLFRRHPEFNFVMVHAGISPQWTIQQAQGYAQEVQNILQGNEFKKLLKNMYGNHPASWNDSSQGIKRLRFIINALTRMRYCLLDGSLEFYSKLAPEQTDSTIIKPWFEINTLDQSSDIIFGHWAALLGTGTKQGIYALDTGCVWGNSLSMLRWQDKKMFSFACQRQRVHSK from the coding sequence GTGGCTACCTATATAGTGGGTGATGTCCACGGCTGCTTCGATGAACTTCAAGCTTTGCTTGAACTCGCGCAATTTAAAAAAAATAAAGATCAGCTTTGGATAACCGGCGATCTTGTCGGACGGGGTCCAAAATCGCTGGAAACATTACGTTTTGTTAAAAGCTTAGGTGACAGTGCGAAGATTGTACTGGGTAATCATGATCTGCATCTTTTGGCCATTCATCAAGGTATCCACAGTGATAAAGAAAGTGATAAATTAAGCGCATTATTAAATGCGCCAGACTGTGATGAATTACTGACTTGGTTGCGTTTTCAACCGCTTTTTAGACGCCATCCTGAATTTAACTTTGTGATGGTTCATGCGGGCATATCCCCACAGTGGACTATCCAACAAGCGCAAGGTTATGCTCAAGAAGTACAAAACATTTTGCAGGGTAATGAATTTAAAAAACTGCTTAAAAACATGTATGGCAACCACCCTGCCTCATGGAATGATAGTTCACAGGGTATTAAGCGGTTACGTTTTATTATTAACGCATTAACCAGAATGCGTTATTGCCTGTTAGACGGGTCATTAGAATTTTATAGCAAACTTGCCCCTGAGCAAACCGATAGCACTATCATTAAACCCTGGTTTGAAATTAACACGTTGGATCAGAGTAGTGACATCATCTTTGGCCATTGGGCGGCGTTATTAGGCACGGGGACTAAACAGGGAATTTATGCTTTAGATACCGGATGCGTCTGGGGAAATAGCCTGAGTATGTTACGTTGGCAAGATAAAAAAATGTTTTCTTTTGCTTGCCAACGCCAGAGAGTTCACAGTAAATAA
- the rsmA gene encoding 16S rRNA (adenine(1518)-N(6)/adenine(1519)-N(6))-dimethyltransferase RsmA, producing the protein MNDKTHLGHTARKRFGQNFLHDDYIIDSIVGAIAPQWEDNIVEIGPGLGALTEPVASKVKCLNVIELDRDLAARLAEHPVLGDKLNITQADALQFDFGKLASTERPLRVFGNLPYNISTPLMFHLFEYADKISDMHFMLQKEVVNRLCAGPNCKAYGRLTVMAQYYCRIIPVLEVPPTAFKPAPKVDSAVVRLEPYDTPPFIAKSLKCLTQVCSMAFNQRRKTIRNGLRDLLSIEQLQEIGIDTTKRAENISVEEYVNIANYVFDLKENK; encoded by the coding sequence ATGAATGATAAAACACACTTAGGTCATACCGCGCGTAAACGTTTTGGACAAAACTTCTTACACGATGATTATATTATTGATTCTATTGTTGGGGCGATCGCACCTCAATGGGAAGACAACATCGTTGAAATAGGCCCGGGCTTAGGCGCACTAACAGAGCCGGTTGCAAGTAAAGTGAAGTGCTTAAATGTCATTGAGCTCGATAGAGATTTGGCTGCCCGTTTAGCAGAGCATCCCGTATTAGGTGATAAATTAAATATTACCCAAGCCGATGCGCTACAATTTGATTTTGGAAAGTTAGCCAGTACAGAAAGACCACTGCGCGTTTTTGGTAACTTGCCCTATAATATTTCAACACCGCTGATGTTTCATTTGTTCGAATATGCAGACAAAATTTCTGATATGCATTTTATGCTCCAAAAAGAAGTGGTTAATCGTCTCTGTGCAGGTCCGAACTGTAAAGCCTACGGACGCTTAACCGTTATGGCCCAATATTATTGCCGCATTATTCCTGTATTAGAAGTACCACCGACGGCTTTTAAACCGGCTCCTAAGGTTGATTCAGCTGTTGTACGTTTAGAGCCCTATGACACCCCACCCTTTATCGCTAAAAGCTTAAAATGCCTTACCCAAGTGTGTTCCATGGCCTTTAATCAACGCCGTAAAACAATTCGTAATGGTTTGCGTGATTTGTTAAGTATTGAACAATTACAAGAAATTGGCATTGATACAACCAAACGGGCAGAAAATATCAGCGTTGAAGAGTACGTTAATATTGCCAATTATGTGTTTGATTTAAAAGAAAATAAATAA
- the pdxA gene encoding 4-hydroxythreonine-4-phosphate dehydrogenase PdxA yields the protein MVKRLIITAGEPGGIGPDLILQLAKQVWPVELIICTDKRLLAERALQLNEQVTLLDYDPKIAAKANQIGSLKVANINLRAPVEAGKLNTLNAQFVLDTLSFASRGCLSGEFSAVVTAPVHKAVINDAGITFSGHTEFFAEQAGVDLVVMMLATTGLRVALVTTHLPLADVSAAITESRLTKIIHILDQELQTKYAIKQPRIYVCGLNPHAGEGGHMGREEIDTIEPTLERLRTEGINLIGPLPADTLFQEKYLADADAVLAMYHDQGLPVLKYKGFGKSVNITLGLPFIRTSVDHGTALDLAGTGNADPGSLLCAVNEAITMIQSTNK from the coding sequence ATGGTAAAGCGTTTAATTATCACTGCCGGAGAACCGGGCGGTATTGGCCCAGACTTAATTCTACAACTTGCTAAACAAGTCTGGCCTGTGGAATTAATTATTTGTACAGACAAAAGGTTATTGGCTGAACGTGCCTTACAACTTAATGAACAAGTAACCTTGCTTGATTATGATCCGAAAATAGCAGCTAAAGCCAATCAAATTGGCTCCTTAAAAGTAGCTAATATTAACTTGCGGGCACCCGTTGAAGCGGGAAAATTAAACACGCTAAATGCGCAATTTGTATTAGATACCCTGAGTTTTGCAAGCCGCGGTTGCCTGTCTGGCGAATTTTCAGCGGTGGTCACAGCACCTGTGCATAAAGCGGTTATTAATGATGCGGGGATCACCTTTAGCGGTCATACCGAGTTTTTTGCTGAACAGGCGGGTGTTGATCTGGTCGTTATGATGTTAGCGACAACCGGACTGCGTGTGGCATTAGTCACAACGCATCTGCCTTTAGCCGATGTATCTGCCGCCATTACCGAGTCGCGTCTGACTAAAATAATCCACATACTGGATCAGGAATTACAAACAAAATACGCCATCAAGCAACCCCGTATTTATGTTTGCGGTTTGAACCCTCATGCAGGTGAAGGTGGCCATATGGGCCGGGAAGAGATTGATACCATCGAGCCGACATTAGAGCGGTTACGTACAGAAGGGATCAACTTAATCGGCCCCCTGCCGGCGGATACACTCTTTCAGGAAAAATATTTAGCAGATGCAGATGCTGTTTTAGCCATGTATCATGATCAGGGCTTGCCTGTTTTAAAATATAAAGGATTTGGCAAATCAGTCAATATCACTTTAGGTCTACCCTTTATCCGCACCTCTGTGGATCATGGTACTGCGTTAGACTTAGCCGGCACGGGTAACGCCGATCCAGGCAGCTTGTTATGCGCAGTCAATGAAGCCATTACGATGATTCAGAGCACCAATAAATAA
- the surA gene encoding peptidylprolyl isomerase SurA yields MKVIKNILLPLLFASLAATQVFAEKIPLDKIEAVVNQEIILSSDLQRAQLDIQERYKNSDQTLPSGDKLTKQILDKLITDRLQLQIAQRIGLRINDAQLQQTVQQIAQKEGLTSEQLQAKLEKQGKNYAAFVDTIRDELTINEIRQIEVRRRITISDQDVEQMVKRINAEGQKNTQFSFVHLLFKLDKESSAAEQQRIEKKAQDLVKKIKLGANASQLALLNSEGPKASEGGDWGWRTINEMPTLFAGIFNEQQTNKGDVIGPFKSDLGLHIIKIMDKKGAQNVMTVEVNARHILIKSNIILSDQKAQKLLTGYRQDIINGKKSFAALAREYSQDPGSAVKGGDLGWADPSMYVPEFKELALSLPVGEISQPFRTMHGWHILEVINKRESDTTEQATKQKAYSLLFQQRFPAEVYAWMNEIRQEAYIKIHNPNYMIEKK; encoded by the coding sequence ATGAAAGTTATCAAGAATATTCTCCTGCCTTTACTTTTTGCGTCTTTGGCCGCAACGCAGGTGTTTGCGGAAAAGATACCGTTAGACAAAATAGAAGCAGTTGTTAATCAAGAAATTATTCTAAGCAGTGATTTGCAGCGCGCACAACTTGACATTCAAGAGCGTTATAAAAATAGCGATCAAACATTACCCAGTGGCGATAAATTAACCAAGCAGATTCTTGATAAATTAATCACTGACCGTTTACAGCTGCAAATTGCACAACGCATCGGATTACGAATAAACGATGCGCAACTGCAACAAACGGTACAGCAAATAGCTCAAAAAGAGGGGCTTACCAGTGAACAGCTACAAGCAAAACTTGAAAAACAGGGCAAAAATTACGCTGCCTTTGTTGATACTATTCGTGACGAATTGACCATCAATGAAATTCGTCAAATTGAGGTTCGCCGCCGTATAACGATTTCGGATCAAGACGTTGAACAGATGGTAAAACGGATCAATGCTGAGGGACAAAAAAACACCCAATTTAGTTTTGTACATCTTCTTTTTAAGTTAGACAAAGAGAGTTCAGCGGCAGAGCAACAACGTATTGAAAAAAAGGCACAGGATCTGGTTAAAAAAATCAAACTCGGGGCCAATGCTTCACAGTTAGCACTGCTTAACTCGGAAGGGCCAAAAGCGTCTGAAGGAGGTGACTGGGGATGGCGGACGATCAATGAAATGCCCACTTTATTTGCAGGCATATTTAATGAGCAGCAAACTAATAAAGGGGATGTAATAGGTCCCTTTAAGTCAGACCTTGGCCTTCATATTATAAAGATAATGGATAAAAAAGGAGCTCAAAATGTGATGACGGTTGAAGTCAATGCACGACATATATTGATTAAATCTAATATCATTCTGAGCGATCAAAAAGCACAAAAATTATTGACGGGTTACCGTCAGGATATTATCAACGGCAAAAAATCCTTTGCAGCACTTGCCCGCGAATATTCTCAGGATCCAGGTTCAGCCGTTAAAGGAGGAGATTTAGGTTGGGCAGATCCCAGTATGTATGTGCCTGAGTTTAAAGAATTAGCGCTCTCTCTGCCCGTTGGAGAAATCAGCCAGCCGTTTCGTACTATGCATGGTTGGCACATCCTCGAGGTCATAAATAAACGCGAATCAGACACCACAGAACAGGCGACTAAACAAAAAGCTTACAGCCTGTTATTTCAACAGCGTTTTCCCGCAGAAGTTTACGCCTGGATGAATGAAATACGTCAGGAAGCCTATATTAAAATACATAATCCGAATTATATGATTGAGAAAAAATAA
- the lptD gene encoding LPS assembly protein LptD produces the protein MLKILPSLLFFLPLFANGAEEPAESVPEKESTQQYAVTNNTSTTEELPAGQERDTKHFFRQCYIHVPPRVDDPNTLPVEQQPINIDAQKLYAIPSKLVYEEDVNLTQGNKNLSADKLTYYPEQEKIIAEGNVNFNDGQVTLFADVIDRQLTSNKTSLYQADYQFHGRGGRGDADKIYDNGDNLYELKNSSYSACPPGDNTWSIDSTTLYIDNKADTASAYNAILKIKDIPVFYLPYITYPISDKRKTGLLFPSFEFASSNGFTLSQPLYLNISENMDATITPTYMQNRGTQVAGQYRYLLDAGSGKIQGEYLADDKIYNESRYLYHWDHALSFASNWQFNLNYNHVSDDYYFTDIATEYGSRSANQLLQTASLKYNQNNWSSELEVRSFQILGNGDTPYEVVPKLSFNAYQPLNFHSLQLDWHSEISKFNHSDTDVYTGTRLHLEPKLSLPLYYNSLFVNTEFKYMLSFYQQDLSNATKYSRYDELSKTATRYLPSFKIHSGVNFERTLSILNNKYRQTLVPQIQYLYVPYQDQSAIGIYDSTAMQVDYYGLFRDNRFSGYDRIADANQITFGVSSSLINPQGQKKVRLAIGQNYYFSPSQIYVPDYSEDNNKSNTASRSSLISALDINFENDYFFHAGLAVDSNKGKLKSSNFTLEKRWANNTFAQLNYRYYANPEDEAWDIKINQLGTKVNWAMNSQWTSYLSYYYDVDYKHAYESIVGLKYQSCCWAINLSYDSYMQAYYGSEDSIKESYETENNFKLNFELTGLGGVGFSSGNQSLFDYGRPFYLQ, from the coding sequence ATGTTAAAAATACTACCTTCATTACTCTTTTTCTTACCTTTATTTGCAAATGGAGCGGAAGAACCTGCAGAATCTGTGCCTGAAAAAGAAAGCACACAACAATATGCTGTTACCAATAATACGTCAACTACTGAAGAACTACCTGCAGGTCAAGAACGTGATACGAAACATTTTTTCCGTCAGTGTTATATACATGTTCCACCTAGAGTAGATGATCCTAATACTCTGCCTGTTGAACAACAACCTATTAATATTGATGCGCAGAAATTATATGCGATTCCAAGTAAGTTGGTTTATGAGGAGGATGTTAATCTCACCCAGGGGAATAAAAATCTAAGCGCTGATAAATTAACCTATTATCCTGAACAGGAAAAGATCATTGCAGAAGGTAATGTGAATTTTAATGATGGCCAAGTGACCTTATTTGCAGACGTTATCGACAGGCAATTAACCAGTAATAAAACATCTTTATATCAGGCAGATTATCAGTTTCACGGTCGGGGAGGGCGTGGGGATGCAGATAAAATTTATGATAACGGTGACAATCTGTATGAGCTGAAGAACTCCTCCTATAGCGCCTGCCCCCCTGGAGATAATACCTGGTCGATTGATTCAACGACACTTTATATCGACAATAAGGCAGACACTGCCAGTGCTTATAACGCGATACTCAAAATAAAAGACATCCCGGTTTTTTACTTGCCTTATATTACTTACCCTATTTCGGATAAACGTAAAACAGGTCTTTTATTTCCAAGTTTTGAATTTGCAAGTTCCAACGGTTTCACCCTTAGCCAACCCTTGTACCTCAATATTTCAGAAAATATGGACGCCACCATTACGCCGACCTATATGCAGAATCGAGGCACTCAAGTTGCGGGTCAATATCGTTATCTGCTCGATGCCGGCAGCGGTAAAATACAAGGCGAATATTTAGCCGATGATAAAATTTACAACGAAAGCCGTTATCTATACCATTGGGATCATGCGCTGAGCTTTGCTAGTAACTGGCAGTTTAATCTAAATTATAATCATGTCAGTGATGATTATTACTTTACGGATATTGCGACAGAGTATGGTTCGCGTAGTGCTAACCAGTTATTACAGACGGCCAGTTTAAAATATAATCAAAATAATTGGAGCAGTGAATTAGAGGTCAGAAGTTTCCAAATATTGGGTAACGGGGACACACCCTACGAAGTGGTGCCAAAACTTTCATTCAATGCTTATCAACCCCTTAACTTTCATAGTTTACAATTAGACTGGCACTCAGAAATTTCAAAATTTAACCACAGCGATACTGACGTTTATACCGGTACCCGACTCCATTTAGAACCTAAACTGTCGCTACCCTTGTATTACAACTCTCTGTTTGTTAATACTGAATTTAAATATATGCTTAGCTTTTATCAGCAAGATTTAAGCAATGCGACTAAATATTCGAGGTATGATGAATTAAGCAAAACGGCAACCCGTTACCTGCCCTCTTTTAAAATACATTCCGGGGTTAATTTTGAACGTACATTATCAATATTGAATAACAAGTATCGGCAAACGCTGGTACCGCAAATTCAATATTTATACGTTCCTTATCAGGATCAATCGGCCATCGGTATTTATGATAGTACCGCGATGCAGGTCGATTATTACGGTTTATTCCGTGATAATCGATTTTCAGGATATGACAGAATTGCAGATGCTAATCAGATAACCTTTGGTGTTTCCAGTAGCTTGATTAACCCGCAGGGGCAAAAGAAAGTACGTTTAGCGATTGGACAGAATTATTATTTTTCTCCTTCGCAAATCTATGTACCAGATTACAGCGAGGATAATAACAAGAGTAATACCGCGAGTCGCTCTTCACTTATTAGTGCGTTAGATATTAATTTTGAAAATGATTATTTTTTCCATGCGGGATTAGCAGTGGATTCAAATAAAGGAAAACTTAAAAGCTCCAATTTTACTCTGGAGAAACGTTGGGCCAATAATACCTTTGCGCAGTTAAATTATCGTTATTATGCAAATCCGGAAGATGAAGCCTGGGACATAAAAATTAATCAGCTGGGGACTAAAGTCAATTGGGCAATGAATTCACAATGGACCTCTTATCTCAGTTACTATTATGACGTGGATTACAAACACGCCTACGAGAGTATTGTTGGCTTAAAATATCAATCATGCTGCTGGGCAATCAACTTATCCTACGATAGCTATATGCAAGCATATTATGGTTCAGAGGATTCAATAAAAGAAAGTTATGAAACCGAGAACAATTTCAAACTAAATTTTGAACTGACCGGATTAGGTGGTGTTGGATTTAGCTCTGGTAATCAAAGTTTATTTGATTACGGTCGTCCTTTTTACTTACAATAA
- the djlA gene encoding co-chaperone DjlA: MRIWGKLLGGFFGFMFGNIFGMLLGVWLGHRFDRARANNFSAKNSLFGNAANSQERQKIFFNATFSVMGYVAKAKGQVTQTDIQIANAYMDQMRLQGAARERAQTSFSQGKAGEFSLKETLSEFTQMVRGERNLLQMFLGIQVQVAYSDGVLDENEKKILYNIAQQLGFSRFELERLLQMMEGQQHFHQGQQQQTQAANKEDAYKVLGVEEVATDKEIKRAYRKLMSQHHPDKLVSKGLPDEMMNLAKEKAQDIQRAYETLRTSRGFK, translated from the coding sequence ATGCGCATTTGGGGAAAACTACTCGGCGGCTTTTTTGGTTTTATGTTTGGTAATATTTTTGGCATGTTGCTGGGCGTCTGGTTAGGGCATCGTTTTGATCGTGCACGGGCTAATAATTTCAGTGCGAAAAATAGTTTATTTGGTAATGCTGCCAATAGCCAGGAACGGCAAAAAATATTTTTTAACGCTACGTTTTCTGTCATGGGATATGTTGCTAAAGCAAAAGGGCAGGTAACACAAACTGATATACAAATTGCTAACGCTTATATGGATCAAATGCGTCTACAGGGTGCGGCTCGAGAGCGGGCACAGACTTCGTTTTCACAGGGTAAGGCGGGGGAGTTCTCACTTAAAGAGACACTTTCTGAGTTTACCCAGATGGTGCGGGGGGAACGCAACCTTCTGCAAATGTTTTTGGGTATTCAGGTGCAGGTTGCTTATTCTGACGGTGTACTAGACGAAAATGAAAAAAAGATTTTATATAATATTGCCCAGCAGCTAGGTTTTTCAAGGTTTGAACTGGAACGTTTATTACAGATGATGGAAGGTCAGCAACATTTCCATCAAGGTCAGCAACAGCAAACCCAAGCGGCTAATAAAGAAGACGCTTATAAAGTACTTGGTGTTGAAGAGGTTGCAACTGATAAAGAGATTAAGCGCGCCTATCGCAAACTGATGAGCCAACATCATCCTGATAAATTGGTATCCAAAGGGTTGCCCGATGAAATGATGAATTTAGCCAAAGAAAAAGCACAGGATATCCAACGTGCCTATGAGACACTGCGTACCTCTCGGGGATTTAAATAA
- the dapD gene encoding 2,3,4,5-tetrahydropyridine-2,6-dicarboxylate N-succinyltransferase, which produces MSTFALAFGTATKNRDQKIIEAFFPNPILNPSDDLVSVIGAITGYEQGNQVIEIKAEMSEYLAAAFNGANDSANADFATAAAKSSQPLVLVILATDDAPQSVAEGYLKLQLISHRLVKPHGLILDGIFGLLHNIAWTNKGAIDLPELSDRQIEARLKGETITVDCVDKFPKMVDYIVPSGVRIADTSRVRLGAHVGQGTTVMHEGFINFNAGTAGVSMIEGRISAGVMVGEGTDIGGGASTMGTLSGGGKMVITIGENSLLGANAGLGIPLGNRCTIEAGLYITAGSKVKMLDNEGKEAGYAKARELANKDDLLFRRNSMTGQIECLVNKSAVELNSMLHSN; this is translated from the coding sequence ATGTCAACTTTTGCACTTGCTTTTGGTACTGCCACAAAAAACCGCGATCAAAAAATTATTGAAGCTTTCTTTCCTAATCCTATCTTGAATCCAAGTGATGATCTGGTTTCTGTTATCGGTGCTATTACAGGCTATGAACAGGGTAATCAAGTTATTGAAATAAAAGCTGAAATGTCCGAATATTTAGCGGCTGCTTTCAACGGCGCTAATGACAGCGCAAATGCGGATTTTGCAACGGCCGCGGCAAAATCAAGCCAACCTTTAGTCTTAGTTATTCTGGCAACAGATGATGCGCCGCAAAGTGTCGCTGAAGGTTACCTGAAGCTGCAGCTTATCTCGCATCGTTTAGTTAAACCCCATGGTTTAATTTTAGACGGTATTTTTGGCCTACTGCATAATATTGCCTGGACCAACAAAGGCGCAATCGATCTTCCTGAATTATCTGACCGCCAGATAGAGGCGCGTTTAAAGGGTGAAACTATCACCGTTGATTGCGTTGATAAGTTTCCTAAAATGGTTGACTACATTGTACCAAGCGGTGTACGCATTGCTGATACCTCTCGCGTACGTTTGGGCGCGCATGTGGGGCAAGGCACTACTGTGATGCATGAAGGTTTTATCAATTTCAATGCCGGCACAGCTGGCGTCAGCATGATTGAAGGACGAATTTCTGCCGGTGTAATGGTGGGTGAAGGTACTGATATTGGTGGTGGTGCATCGACCATGGGGACCTTAAGTGGTGGTGGCAAGATGGTCATCACTATTGGTGAAAACAGTTTATTAGGCGCTAATGCAGGTTTAGGGATTCCACTTGGTAATCGCTGCACTATCGAGGCCGGATTATACATAACAGCGGGTTCAAAAGTGAAAATGCTTGATAATGAAGGTAAAGAAGCAGGTTATGCTAAGGCGCGTGAACTTGCAAATAAAGATGATTTGCTTTTCCGCCGTAATTCAATGACGGGACAGATTGAATGCTTAGTGAATAAAAGCGCGGTTGAATTGAACAGTATGCTGCATTCAAACTAA
- a CDS encoding YciI family protein: protein MLYVIFSQDVENSLSLRQQARPAHLARLQQLNEQGRLIVAGPMPAIDSEDPADAGFTGSTIIAEFDSLAAAQNWANADPYMDAGVYKKVIVKPFKKVLP, encoded by the coding sequence ATGTTATATGTTATTTTTTCACAAGATGTGGAAAACAGTTTAAGTTTGCGCCAACAAGCACGCCCAGCACATCTTGCACGTTTACAACAATTAAATGAGCAGGGGCGGTTAATTGTGGCAGGTCCGATGCCAGCGATTGACAGTGAAGATCCGGCTGATGCAGGCTTTACCGGCTCGACCATTATCGCCGAGTTTGACAGTTTAGCAGCAGCACAAAATTGGGCAAATGCGGATCCTTATATGGACGCCGGCGTCTATAAAAAGGTCATCGTAAAACCCTTTAAAAAAGTATTACCCTAG
- a CDS encoding septation protein A — protein MKQFFEFIPLIIFFVVFKTTDIYIATGALIVSMGLMLAFNYYKDGKVEKMQVITFGMVLVFGTLTIVLHDDVFIKWKVTVVYALFSLALLVSQFFYKKPIIKQMLSKEINLPANIWNNLNMAWALLFAVLSAVNVYVAFSLSQETWVNFKVFGLLAITLAFTLLSGLYIYKYLPATAEKKISANKNPEE, from the coding sequence ATGAAACAATTTTTTGAATTTATTCCACTAATTATCTTTTTTGTGGTCTTTAAGACGACCGATATTTATATCGCAACGGGCGCATTAATAGTCAGCATGGGGTTAATGCTCGCTTTTAACTATTACAAAGATGGTAAAGTTGAGAAAATGCAGGTTATTACCTTTGGCATGGTGCTGGTATTTGGCACTTTAACTATTGTTTTGCACGATGACGTATTCATTAAATGGAAAGTCACTGTGGTATATGCCTTGTTTAGTTTAGCTTTACTGGTCAGCCAGTTTTTCTATAAAAAGCCGATTATCAAACAGATGCTGAGTAAAGAAATCAACCTGCCTGCCAATATCTGGAATAATCTAAACATGGCCTGGGCATTGTTGTTTGCGGTATTATCAGCGGTCAATGTTTATGTTGCATTCAGTTTGTCGCAGGAGACTTGGGTTAATTTCAAAGTGTTTGGCTTATTGGCAATCACCCTTGCATTTACGCTTTTAAGTGGCCTTTATATTTATAAATACTTACCTGCAACGGCAGAAAAAAAGATCTCTGCCAATAAAAATCCAGAGGAATAG